One window from the genome of Aeromonas sp. FDAARGOS 1405 encodes:
- the pgsA gene encoding CDP-diacylglycerol--glycerol-3-phosphate 3-phosphatidyltransferase, which yields MTNIPNLLTFFRILLIPVFVILFYLPYQWSYLAAAIIFILAAATDWFDGYLARKLNQSTAFGAFLDPVADKIMVAAALVVIVEHYNTIWVTIPAMTMIGREIIISALREWMAELGKRSSVAVSWIGKWKTMIQMVSLTGLIWQYNVWMVWLAYVMLYVATVLTFWSMFQYMKAAWGDLTHHANL from the coding sequence ATGACAAATATACCTAACCTGTTGACGTTTTTCCGGATTTTGCTCATTCCCGTCTTCGTCATCCTGTTCTATCTGCCTTATCAATGGTCCTATCTGGCTGCTGCCATCATCTTTATTCTGGCCGCTGCCACCGACTGGTTTGATGGCTATCTGGCCCGCAAGCTCAATCAGTCCACCGCCTTTGGCGCCTTCCTTGACCCCGTTGCCGACAAGATCATGGTTGCCGCTGCACTGGTGGTCATTGTCGAACACTACAACACCATCTGGGTGACCATCCCCGCCATGACCATGATTGGCCGCGAGATCATCATCTCCGCCCTGCGCGAATGGATGGCCGAGCTCGGCAAACGCTCCTCGGTGGCGGTCAGCTGGATTGGCAAGTGGAAGACCATGATCCAGATGGTGTCGCTCACCGGTCTTATCTGGCAATACAACGTCTGGATGGTGTGGCTCGCCTATGTGATGCTCTATGTCGCCACCGTGCTCACCTTCTGGTCGATGTTCCAGTACATGAAGGCGGCCTGGGGCGATTTGACCCACCACGCCAACCTGTGA
- a CDS encoding type VI secretion system PAAR protein, translated as MAKSAAKVGDIGTDHDGFYPTAITAGSPDVFIDGIPAARVGDPLAPHDKPNNPPHPRKIASGSSTVFINGMPAALTGGAVDCGGVIIGSGTVVIGDQAPAARSARAAPVQQPVQPVEIQAQNAYWPPYDFAQGKTLEVVYTTAPTDIAVLSFEEAKELLQTLYSESGGKDTVGTTKSYHDLIDGVKTAAQTAKGLGGFGVISYTKNIKGIDYVIIKNYRRHAQTLMKGNKWKASNPRVVQIGIGLNDVKGAARWIKINAGVEIAFAVGVNAADYVLRDEATLAEFIGNSSSDIIKGMTTLVTMSLVVATLPVSGILVTGALFAFGSFFMGRELDALDERYGFSDEIGNSLKRLVE; from the coding sequence ATGGCAAAAAGCGCTGCAAAAGTTGGGGATATTGGAACAGATCATGACGGCTTCTATCCAACAGCCATTACTGCTGGCTCTCCTGATGTATTCATAGATGGAATTCCCGCTGCACGTGTTGGTGATCCGCTGGCTCCCCATGACAAGCCAAATAACCCACCCCATCCCAGGAAGATCGCGTCAGGTTCTTCCACTGTTTTTATAAATGGAATGCCTGCCGCACTCACTGGCGGAGCAGTTGACTGTGGTGGGGTGATCATTGGCTCAGGCACCGTCGTCATCGGAGACCAAGCACCTGCTGCACGTTCTGCAAGAGCGGCCCCAGTGCAGCAACCGGTACAACCGGTAGAGATCCAAGCACAGAATGCTTATTGGCCTCCATATGACTTCGCTCAAGGTAAAACTCTAGAGGTTGTGTACACAACAGCACCAACTGATATTGCAGTACTCTCCTTTGAAGAGGCCAAAGAACTTCTTCAAACGCTTTATTCTGAATCCGGTGGTAAGGACACTGTTGGTACAACAAAAAGTTATCATGACTTAATCGATGGTGTTAAGACTGCCGCGCAGACAGCCAAAGGATTAGGTGGATTTGGCGTAATATCTTATACCAAGAACATCAAGGGCATTGATTATGTAATAATCAAGAACTATCGACGCCATGCCCAAACCTTAATGAAAGGGAACAAATGGAAAGCAAGTAATCCACGAGTTGTTCAAATCGGTATCGGCTTGAATGATGTAAAAGGTGCCGCTCGATGGATCAAAATAAATGCAGGGGTGGAAATTGCCTTTGCTGTCGGGGTCAATGCTGCTGATTACGTCTTACGTGATGAAGCAACTTTAGCTGAGTTCATTGGTAACAGCTCTAGCGACATAATCAAAGGCATGACGACACTTGTTACCATGTCTCTAGTCGTTGCGACATTACCAGTATCAGGGATTTTAGTAACTGGTGCACTCTTTGCATTCGGTTCCTTCTTTATGGGACGTGAGCTTGATGCATTAGATGAGCGTTATGGATTCTCAGATGAGATCGGCAACTCGCTTAAAAGGTTGGTTGAATGA
- a CDS encoding IS5 family transposase (programmed frameshift): MSRRYPLTDAQWGLIEPLFRCCRISGRPTREPRQVLDGILWILHTGAPWRDLPERFGPWSSVYNIFRRWLSTGRIDAILAALQLHLNEEGLIDFDLWCIDGSNVRASKDAAGARKKNTPVNQALGRSRGGFGSKIHLVTDGNGLPLGFCLSPGQSAEIRYATSALAMARIPTSSGRYRTRPTHLAADKAYSSRALRAELRRRKIKAVIPQRSDQQWHHKGRPLVLDKARYRRRNVVERCFGWLKKFRRFSTRYEKLAGSFAAFIKLAFCLRYLRELLVDRKPAF, from the exons GTGTCCCGTCGTTACCCGTTGACCGATGCACAATGGGGGCTTATCGAGCCCCTTTTTCGATGCTGCCGCATAAGCGGACGCCCTACTCGTGAGCCACGCCAAGTGCTTGATGGCATTCTTTGGATACTTCACACCGGCGCACCTTGGCGAGATCTACCAGAACGTTTCGGCCCATGGAGCTCGGTCTATAACATCTTTCGACGTTGGCTGAGTACCGGTCGTATCGATGCCATCCTTGCTGCGCTGCAACTGCATCTCAATGAAGAAGGGCTTATCGACTTCGACCTGTGGTGCATTGACGGCTCCAATGTCAGGGCATCCAAAGATGCTGCCGGAGCGCGTA AAAAAAACACTCCGGTGAATCAAGCTCTTGGTCGCTCTCGTGGTGGTTTTGGCAGCAAAATTCACTTGGTCACTGATGGTAATGGTTTACCGCTGGGGTTCTGCCTTTCGCCGGGGCAATCAGCGGAAATCAGATATGCGACAAGTGCGTTGGCCATGGCAAGGATCCCGACTTCATCAGGCCGTTATCGCACTCGGCCAACTCATCTTGCCGCAGATAAGGCCTATAGCAGCAGGGCTCTGCGGGCAGAACTCCGGCGCAGAAAGATAAAAGCGGTTATCCCGCAACGCAGCGACCAGCAATGGCACCATAAGGGGCGCCCACTGGTGTTAGACAAAGCTCGTTATCGTAGGAGAAATGTGGTCGAACGGTGCTTCGGATGGCTGAAGAAGTTTCGCCGATTCTCAACGAGGTATGAAAAGCTGGCGGGAAGTTTTGCTGCTTTTATCAAGCTGGCTTTCTGCCTTCGTTACTTACGGGAACTATTGGTGGACAGAAAACCAGCATTTTGA
- a CDS encoding nuclease-related domain-containing protein — MTADLLRPAGHTLQQQIQDLQIDLFSQMLFTPLTMMMIGFYLLLQSYIDKKAMSTTVMLTSGVVMLGLFIYGTTKTYKMANKVQHLKLGYSCELAVGQELDQIVRPQQPPYRVYHDIPFDGFNIDHLIICPNGVFVIETKGRSKPINNGEKQFKVRVENDALHFPNHVEKAPLEQVRRNVTTVRNWLNSATGTEVPVGGVLVLPGWFVDLRQKITFPYIVSAAALPKQLPQFRAGSLELAQIRAIAHQVEQKVRDVAKAG, encoded by the coding sequence TTGACCGCCGACCTGCTCAGGCCAGCGGGTCACACCCTGCAACAGCAAATCCAAGACCTACAGATAGACCTCTTTTCCCAAATGCTATTCACGCCATTGACCATGATGATGATCGGGTTCTACCTCTTGTTACAGAGCTACATCGATAAGAAGGCTATGAGCACGACTGTGATGCTGACTTCTGGGGTAGTCATGCTGGGTCTCTTTATCTATGGCACAACCAAAACTTACAAAATGGCCAACAAGGTTCAACACCTCAAGCTGGGTTACTCCTGTGAACTGGCAGTGGGTCAGGAGCTGGACCAAATCGTTAGGCCCCAACAGCCCCCCTATCGGGTTTACCACGATATCCCGTTTGATGGATTCAACATCGACCATTTGATCATCTGCCCTAACGGGGTCTTTGTCATCGAGACTAAGGGTCGCTCCAAACCCATCAACAATGGAGAAAAACAGTTCAAGGTTCGGGTCGAAAATGATGCGCTTCACTTCCCAAACCATGTTGAAAAAGCGCCGCTCGAACAGGTCCGCCGTAACGTCACCACTGTGCGTAACTGGCTCAACAGTGCAACTGGGACCGAAGTCCCGGTAGGTGGCGTTCTGGTTCTACCTGGCTGGTTTGTAGATTTACGCCAGAAGATCACCTTCCCCTACATCGTCAGTGCCGCTGCACTCCCCAAGCAACTCCCCCAATTTAGGGCAGGCTCACTAGAACTGGCTCAGATTCGGGCCATAGCGCACCAAGTAGAGCAAAAAGTACGGGACGTCGCCAAGGCAGGCTAA
- a CDS encoding Fic family protein — translation MEQLMQWLAETEAHPLIASCALHYELEFIHPFSDGNGRMGRLWQTLILSRWQPVMAFLPVEAIIKERQEHYYHQLSQADRLSDYTDFILFLLEALRDALAEAITAQPTSQPTPPEKVRVEMKVEMRAKTPDAVLAILASEPALTLTQVAERIGKSTSTVERAAAALVKAGRLRFVGPRKGGHWEVLS, via the coding sequence ATGGAACAACTGATGCAATGGTTGGCAGAAACAGAGGCCCATCCCTTGATCGCCTCTTGTGCCTTGCACTACGAGTTGGAGTTTATCCACCCCTTTTCAGATGGAAATGGTCGTATGGGACGCTTGTGGCAAACGCTGATCTTGAGCCGTTGGCAACCAGTGATGGCCTTCCTGCCGGTGGAAGCGATCATCAAAGAGCGCCAAGAGCACTACTACCACCAATTAAGTCAGGCCGACAGGCTGAGTGACTACACCGATTTTATTCTGTTTCTGCTAGAGGCGCTGCGAGATGCGTTGGCCGAAGCGATTACCGCACAGCCGACATCTCAGCCCACCCCGCCAGAAAAAGTGAGGGTAGAAATGAAGGTAGAAATGCGGGCAAAAACACCGGATGCAGTGTTGGCGATCTTAGCGAGCGAGCCTGCCCTGACCCTGACACAAGTAGCCGAGCGAATAGGCAAATCGACCAGCACGGTGGAGCGAGCAGCTGCCGCATTGGTTAAAGCGGGGCGATTGCGCTTTGTTGGTCCGCGCAAGGGTGGGCATTGGGAAGTGCTGTCATAG
- a CDS encoding Fic family protein translates to MAAYSPPFTLTHAMLSRVAEIAELVGQWRSMQSSQVPMLRRENRIRTIQASLAIEHNTLSLDQVTAVIDGKPVLGLPREIQEVRNAFAAYEAMSAWAPTSSADLLRAHGRLMHGLCDDAGQWRSSGVGIYRGEQLVHMAPPATQVRV, encoded by the coding sequence ATGGCAGCCTATTCCCCTCCCTTCACCCTGACCCACGCCATGTTGAGCCGGGTGGCGGAGATCGCAGAATTGGTGGGGCAATGGCGCTCGATGCAGAGCTCGCAAGTCCCCATGCTGCGCCGGGAAAACCGGATCCGCACCATCCAGGCATCCCTGGCTATCGAGCACAACACCCTGAGCCTGGATCAAGTCACGGCAGTGATCGACGGCAAACCTGTACTGGGATTGCCCCGTGAGATCCAGGAGGTGCGCAATGCGTTTGCCGCTTATGAAGCAATGTCGGCTTGGGCCCCTACCTCTTCTGCGGATTTGCTCAGGGCCCATGGACGTTTGATGCACGGGTTATGCGATGACGCAGGGCAATGGCGTAGCAGTGGGGTCGGCATCTATCGAGGTGAGCAATTAGTGCATATGGCTCCCCCCGCGACTCAGGTCCGCGTCTGA
- the cysS gene encoding cysteine--tRNA ligase: MLKIYNTLTRQKEEFKPIHPGKVGMYVCGVTIYDHCHIGHGRTFVAFDVVARYLRYAGYDLTYVRNITDVDDKIIKRAAETQVTCDELTERLIGDMHADFDALGMVRPDIEPRATQHIEEIIELVQSLLEKEHAYVADNGDVMFIVESYADYGKLSGQDLEQLQAGARVDVVDAKRNPLDFVLWKMSKPGEPTWESPWGPGRPGWHIECSAMNSKHLGNHFDIHGGGSDLQFPHHENEIAQSCCAHGGDYVNTWMHSGMVMVDKEKMSKSLGNFFTIRDVLAHYDAETVRYFLMSGHYRSQLNYSEDNLKQARAALERMYTALRDLPVAAAAGGDEQVARFKEAMDDDFNTPEAYSALFDLVREINRQKGEDMAVAAALGARLRELGAVLGILQQDPEAFLKGDEADEEVAEIERLIAERNQARADKNWAAADAARNRLTEMGIVLEDSAGKTSWRRA, encoded by the coding sequence ATGCTGAAGATATACAACACACTCACTCGTCAAAAAGAAGAATTCAAACCTATCCACCCGGGCAAGGTGGGCATGTATGTGTGTGGTGTCACCATCTACGATCACTGTCATATCGGCCACGGCCGCACCTTCGTCGCCTTTGATGTGGTCGCTCGCTACCTGCGTTACGCCGGTTACGACCTTACCTACGTGCGCAACATCACCGACGTGGATGACAAGATCATCAAGCGTGCCGCCGAGACCCAAGTGACCTGCGACGAGCTGACCGAGCGTCTGATTGGCGACATGCACGCCGACTTCGACGCCCTCGGCATGGTGCGCCCGGATATCGAACCGCGTGCCACCCAGCACATCGAAGAGATCATCGAGCTGGTGCAATCCCTGCTGGAAAAAGAGCACGCCTACGTGGCGGACAACGGCGATGTGATGTTTATCGTCGAATCCTACGCCGACTACGGCAAGCTCTCCGGGCAGGATCTGGAGCAGCTGCAAGCCGGAGCCCGCGTTGACGTGGTCGATGCCAAGCGCAATCCGCTCGACTTCGTGCTGTGGAAGATGTCGAAGCCCGGCGAGCCGACCTGGGAAAGCCCCTGGGGCCCGGGCCGTCCTGGCTGGCACATCGAGTGCTCCGCCATGAACTCCAAGCACCTTGGCAACCACTTCGACATCCACGGCGGCGGCTCCGACCTGCAGTTCCCGCACCACGAGAACGAGATCGCCCAGTCCTGCTGCGCCCACGGTGGCGACTACGTCAACACCTGGATGCACAGCGGTATGGTGATGGTGGATAAAGAGAAGATGTCCAAATCCCTTGGCAACTTCTTCACCATCCGCGACGTGCTGGCCCACTACGACGCCGAAACCGTCCGTTACTTCCTGATGTCTGGCCACTACCGCAGCCAGCTCAACTACTCGGAAGATAACCTCAAGCAAGCCCGCGCCGCGCTGGAGCGCATGTACACCGCCCTGCGCGATCTGCCGGTGGCCGCCGCTGCCGGTGGTGACGAGCAGGTGGCTCGCTTCAAGGAGGCGATGGACGACGACTTCAACACCCCGGAAGCCTACTCCGCTCTGTTCGATCTGGTGCGCGAGATCAACCGCCAGAAGGGTGAAGACATGGCCGTCGCCGCCGCGCTGGGCGCCCGTCTGCGCGAGCTGGGCGCCGTGCTCGGCATCCTGCAGCAAGACCCCGAGGCTTTCTTGAAGGGTGACGAAGCGGATGAAGAGGTTGCCGAAATCGAGCGCCTGATCGCCGAGCGCAATCAGGCCCGTGCCGACAAGAACTGGGCTGCCGCCGATGCCGCCCGCAACCGTCTCACCGAGATGGGCATCGTGCTGGAAGACAGCGCCGGCAAGACCAGCTGGCGCCGTGCCTAA
- a CDS encoding peptidylprolyl isomerase: MVTLHTNHGDITLTLNAEKAPETVANFLQYCRDGHYDNTIFHRVIDGFMIQGGGYAPGFEEKDTRAPIKNEAANGLSNKIGTIAMARTMEPHSASAQFFINVNNNDFLDFKSATTQGFGYCVFGEVTAGMDVVNKIKGVKTGNYGRIHQDVPTEDVVITKVTLAD, encoded by the coding sequence ATGGTCACTCTGCACACCAATCACGGCGACATCACCCTCACCCTGAACGCTGAAAAAGCCCCGGAAACCGTGGCCAACTTCCTGCAATACTGCCGTGACGGTCACTACGACAACACCATTTTCCACCGCGTCATCGACGGCTTCATGATCCAGGGCGGCGGCTATGCCCCGGGCTTTGAAGAGAAAGACACCCGCGCCCCCATCAAGAACGAAGCGGCCAACGGTCTGTCCAACAAGATCGGCACCATCGCCATGGCTCGCACCATGGAGCCGCACTCTGCCAGCGCCCAGTTCTTCATCAACGTGAACAACAACGACTTCCTCGACTTCAAATCCGCCACCACTCAGGGCTTCGGCTACTGCGTATTCGGTGAAGTGACCGCCGGTATGGACGTGGTCAACAAGATCAAGGGCGTCAAGACCGGCAACTACGGCCGTATCCATCAGGACGTTCCGACCGAAGACGTGGTGATCACCAAGGTGACCCTTGCTGACTGA
- a CDS encoding DUF4269 domain-containing protein: protein MLTDLCRLGTDKTAAPAAVFPSASPTASPNWRRLDYLAHGNPRQRSAHALLTAGVWDELAAQCADLALVSTLAIGLDRPGSDLDILCQHPDPAAFAATLEAQGWQASVKGDNIWLLERTFSCLDQSCANSGSDKSDACLLLELYVTPAPIEMQNGWRHLTLMAALLERFGDAFYRDVLRLRLEEGLKGEAAMCRLLGLAGDPYEALLTLEGRNLAELAWQPPSRDDIHTSTGAMAPAAHYSSPVVSTTSATPVCPVSTESPTPTS from the coding sequence TTGCTGACTGATCTCTGCCGACTTGGCACTGACAAAACTGCGGCCCCGGCCGCAGTTTTTCCATCTGCCTCCCCCACTGCCAGCCCAAACTGGCGCCGCCTCGACTATCTGGCCCACGGCAACCCGCGCCAGCGCTCGGCCCATGCCCTGCTCACCGCCGGTGTGTGGGATGAGCTGGCCGCGCAGTGCGCCGATCTGGCGCTGGTGAGCACGCTGGCCATCGGCCTCGATCGGCCCGGCAGCGATCTCGATATTCTCTGCCAGCATCCTGATCCGGCGGCGTTTGCCGCAACGCTCGAAGCTCAAGGTTGGCAAGCGAGCGTCAAGGGCGACAATATCTGGCTGCTGGAGCGCACCTTTTCCTGCCTCGACCAGAGCTGTGCTAATAGCGGTTCTGACAAGAGCGATGCCTGCTTGCTACTGGAGCTCTATGTCACCCCAGCTCCCATCGAGATGCAGAACGGCTGGCGCCACCTCACCTTGATGGCGGCCCTGCTAGAGCGTTTTGGTGATGCCTTCTACCGTGACGTGCTACGTCTGCGCCTTGAAGAGGGACTAAAAGGGGAGGCGGCCATGTGCCGGTTGCTGGGGCTGGCGGGAGATCCTTATGAAGCGCTGCTGACGCTGGAGGGACGCAATCTTGCCGAGCTGGCATGGCAGCCGCCATCCCGTGACGATATCCATACCTCAACTGGCGCGATGGCGCCCGCAGCGCACTATTCGTCCCCTGTTGTGTCTACTACCTCTGCCACCCCTGTTTGCCCTGTTTCGACCGAGAGCCCGACCCCCACATCATGA
- the lpxH gene encoding UDP-2,3-diacylglucosamine diphosphatase, whose amino-acid sequence MSTLFISDIHLSAQRPDMTAALVRFLEHDAPGADALYVLGDLFEFWIGDDDPNPLHQQMADAFLALSQQNVPIYFIHGNRDFLLGQQFAKRAGMTLLGDPCVIDLYGERVVLSHGDLLCTLDLGYQKFRRITQLKWLRWLFLRLPLARRQAIASKMRGQSQMENAHKSQIIMDVTPAAVDDTLRAHDCRMMIHGHTHRPAIHDFILDGHPARRIVLGDWFEQGSVLVCRPGEQQLEMRALATIDPAAHPSV is encoded by the coding sequence ATGAGCACCCTCTTTATCAGTGACATTCACCTCTCTGCCCAGCGGCCCGATATGACCGCGGCACTGGTGCGCTTTCTCGAGCACGACGCCCCCGGCGCCGATGCCCTCTATGTGCTGGGGGATCTCTTCGAATTCTGGATTGGCGATGATGACCCCAATCCGCTCCATCAACAGATGGCCGATGCCTTCTTGGCCCTGAGCCAGCAGAACGTGCCCATCTACTTTATCCACGGCAACCGTGACTTTCTGCTGGGCCAGCAGTTTGCCAAGCGCGCGGGGATGACCCTGCTGGGGGACCCCTGCGTGATCGACCTCTATGGGGAGCGGGTGGTGCTGAGCCACGGCGATCTGCTCTGCACCCTGGATCTGGGGTATCAGAAGTTTCGTCGTATCACCCAGCTCAAATGGCTGCGCTGGCTCTTTTTGCGACTGCCGCTTGCCCGCCGTCAGGCCATCGCCAGCAAGATGCGCGGCCAAAGCCAGATGGAAAATGCCCACAAGAGCCAGATCATCATGGATGTAACGCCCGCGGCGGTGGACGACACCCTGCGCGCCCACGACTGCCGGATGATGATCCACGGCCACACCCACAGACCCGCCATCCACGACTTCATCCTCGATGGCCACCCCGCGCGGCGTATCGTGCTGGGGGACTGGTTCGAGCAAGGCTCGGTGCTGGTCTGTCGCCCCGGCGAGCAGCAGCTGGAGATGCGGGCGCTGGCAACGATCGACCCCGCCGCTCATCCATCCGTCTGA